A genomic segment from Blastococcus sp. PRF04-17 encodes:
- a CDS encoding UBP-type zinc finger domain-containing protein encodes MPGSIPLSSQVVDVSDSAVSAIDTGVPPSGTGCVECEASGGWWFHLRRCAQCGHIGCCDSSPSRHARMHAKEAGHPIARSFEPGESWFWDFSNGRAVDGPELAPPLHHPLDQPAPGPRGRVPADWRFRLH; translated from the coding sequence ATGCCCGGTTCCATACCGCTCTCCTCCCAGGTGGTGGACGTGTCAGACAGCGCCGTGTCAGCGATCGACACCGGGGTCCCGCCCAGCGGGACCGGTTGCGTGGAGTGCGAGGCGAGCGGGGGGTGGTGGTTCCACCTGCGGCGCTGCGCGCAGTGCGGGCACATCGGCTGCTGCGACTCCTCGCCGAGCCGGCATGCGCGGATGCACGCGAAGGAGGCCGGGCACCCGATCGCGCGCAGCTTCGAGCCCGGGGAGAGCTGGTTCTGGGACTTCAGCAACGGGCGAGCGGTCGACGGCCCCGAGCTGGCGCCACCGCTCCACCACCCGCTCGACCAGCCCGCTCCTGGTCCCCGGGGACGGGTGCCCGCGGACTGGCGGTTCCGCCTGCACTGA
- a CDS encoding NADP-dependent succinic semialdehyde dehydrogenase, translating to MAIATINPATGETLKTYEALTDEQLEEKLARAADAWQSYRLTSAAERAGWLRAAADVLDADTDPVAELMVTEMGKTLAAAKAEVAKCAKALRWYAEHGPALLEPEPKDADAVGATQAYVVHQPIGVVLAIMPWNFPLWQAMRFAAPALMAGNVGLLKHASNVPQTALYLEELFRRAGFPADVFQTLLIGSSTIERVLRDDRVAAATLTGSAPAGQSVASIAGDALKKTVLELGGSDPFIVMPSAHLEKAAEVAVTARNQNNGQSCIAAKRFFVHRDVAEEFTRLFAEKIGALTVGDPMDPDTQVGPLATESGREDVEKYVQDAVAKGATVLVGGERLDRPGWFYAPTLLAGITPEMDLYFEEVFGPVAALFTVDSLDEAIEIANSHPYGLGANLWSEDEEERALFVRDVASGMAFVNGMVTSYPDLPFGGVKQSGYGRELTEVGMREFMNAKTVWIGAPSSEQGVGDTAGAASE from the coding sequence ATGGCGATCGCCACCATCAACCCGGCCACCGGCGAGACGCTGAAGACCTACGAGGCCCTGACCGACGAGCAGCTCGAGGAGAAGCTGGCCCGCGCGGCCGACGCATGGCAGAGCTACCGGCTGACCTCTGCCGCCGAGCGGGCCGGCTGGCTGCGCGCCGCCGCCGACGTCCTGGACGCCGATACCGACCCCGTCGCCGAGCTGATGGTCACCGAGATGGGCAAGACCCTCGCCGCGGCGAAGGCCGAGGTCGCCAAGTGCGCCAAGGCGCTGCGCTGGTACGCCGAGCACGGTCCGGCCCTGCTCGAGCCCGAACCCAAGGACGCCGACGCCGTCGGTGCCACCCAGGCCTACGTCGTCCACCAGCCGATCGGCGTCGTCCTGGCGATCATGCCGTGGAACTTCCCCCTCTGGCAGGCGATGCGCTTCGCCGCCCCGGCGCTCATGGCGGGCAACGTCGGCCTGCTCAAGCACGCGAGCAACGTTCCGCAGACCGCGCTCTACCTGGAGGAACTGTTCCGCAGGGCCGGCTTCCCGGCCGACGTCTTCCAGACGCTGCTGATCGGCTCGTCGACCATCGAGCGGGTGCTGCGTGACGACCGGGTCGCCGCCGCCACGCTGACCGGCAGCGCGCCCGCCGGGCAGTCGGTCGCCTCCATCGCCGGCGACGCGCTCAAGAAGACGGTGCTCGAGCTCGGCGGCAGCGACCCGTTCATCGTCATGCCCTCGGCGCACCTGGAGAAGGCGGCGGAGGTCGCCGTCACCGCCCGCAACCAGAACAACGGGCAGAGCTGCATCGCGGCCAAGCGGTTCTTCGTGCACCGGGACGTGGCCGAGGAGTTCACCCGCCTGTTCGCCGAGAAGATCGGCGCGCTGACCGTGGGCGACCCGATGGACCCCGACACGCAGGTCGGTCCGCTGGCGACCGAGTCGGGCCGGGAGGACGTGGAGAAGTACGTGCAGGACGCCGTCGCCAAGGGCGCGACCGTCCTCGTGGGCGGGGAGCGGCTCGACCGGCCCGGCTGGTTCTACGCGCCCACCCTGCTGGCCGGCATCACGCCGGAGATGGACCTGTACTTCGAGGAGGTCTTCGGCCCCGTCGCGGCCCTGTTCACCGTCGACTCGCTGGACGAGGCGATCGAGATCGCCAACAGCCATCCCTACGGCCTGGGCGCCAACCTGTGGAGCGAGGACGAGGAGGAGCGGGCTCTCTTCGTCCGGGACGTCGCCTCGGGCATGGCGTTCGTGAACGGGATGGTGACCAGCTATCCGGACCTGCCCTTCGGCGGGGTCAAGCAGAGCGGCTACGGCCGCGAGCTCACCGAGGTCGGCATGCGCGAGTTCATGAACGCCAAGACGGTCTGGATCGGCGCCCCGAGCAGTGAGCAGGGTGTCGGCGACACCGCGGGAGCCGCCTCCGAGTGA
- a CDS encoding FAD-dependent oxidoreductase → MGKPVLLSVDDDAGVSRAVARDLRRRYGEEFRVLRASSGPEALEALKELKLRGDTVAALLADYRMPQMNGVDFLEKAMDLFPRARRALLTAYADTDAAIQAINVVDVDFYLLKPWDPPEEKLYPVVDAMVASWRDSHDSAVEDVKLIGHRWSAPSFRARDLLARNAVPYRWYSVEEPEGQRLLAAAEAGPDDVPVVITPDGRVLKAPSDAELAAVAGLSVEPQADFYDLIVVGGGPAGLGAAVYGASEGLRTVLVEREATGGQAGQSSRIENYLGFPDGVSGGQLAERARRQAAKFGAEMLLTRDCVALEAHGSKRVLRFADGSTISAHAVVLATGVSYRSLGVPGADGLTGRGVFYGSAMTEAQECADKKVVIVGGANSAGQAAVFFARYASSVHVLVRGPSLEASMSHYLIEQIAGIENISVHTCTTVAEAHGTDHLEQLTVQDARSGERTTLPASHLFVFIGGEPRTSWLDGTVTRDERGFIPTGPGLTQDGRRPPGWPLERDPYLLESSVPGVFVAGDVRAESVKRVASAVGEGAMAVTLVHRYLGER, encoded by the coding sequence ATGGGCAAGCCCGTCCTGCTCAGCGTGGACGACGACGCGGGAGTGTCGCGGGCCGTCGCGCGGGACCTCCGGCGCCGCTACGGCGAGGAGTTCCGGGTGCTGCGGGCCTCGTCCGGACCCGAGGCGCTGGAGGCGCTCAAGGAGCTGAAGCTGCGGGGCGACACCGTCGCGGCGCTGCTCGCCGACTACCGCATGCCGCAGATGAACGGGGTCGACTTCCTGGAGAAGGCGATGGACCTGTTCCCGCGGGCCCGTCGGGCGCTGCTCACCGCCTACGCCGACACCGACGCCGCCATCCAGGCCATCAACGTCGTCGACGTCGACTTCTACCTGCTCAAGCCGTGGGACCCGCCCGAGGAGAAGCTCTACCCGGTGGTCGACGCGATGGTCGCGTCCTGGCGGGACAGCCACGACAGCGCCGTGGAGGACGTGAAGCTGATCGGCCACCGGTGGTCGGCGCCGTCGTTCCGCGCACGGGATCTGCTGGCGCGCAACGCCGTCCCGTACCGCTGGTACAGCGTCGAGGAGCCGGAGGGGCAGCGGCTGCTCGCGGCGGCCGAGGCCGGCCCGGACGACGTCCCGGTGGTCATCACCCCGGACGGCAGGGTCCTCAAGGCGCCCTCGGACGCCGAACTGGCCGCGGTCGCCGGGCTGAGCGTGGAGCCGCAGGCCGACTTCTACGACCTGATCGTCGTGGGGGGCGGGCCGGCCGGTCTCGGGGCGGCGGTGTACGGCGCCTCCGAGGGGCTGCGGACCGTGCTCGTGGAGCGCGAGGCGACCGGCGGCCAGGCGGGGCAGAGCAGCCGGATCGAGAACTACCTCGGCTTCCCCGACGGCGTCTCCGGAGGGCAGCTGGCCGAACGGGCCCGCCGGCAGGCGGCGAAGTTCGGGGCCGAGATGCTGCTGACCCGCGACTGCGTGGCGCTGGAGGCCCACGGATCCAAGCGGGTGCTGCGGTTCGCCGACGGCAGCACGATCTCCGCGCACGCCGTCGTCCTGGCGACCGGTGTCTCCTACCGCAGCCTCGGCGTGCCCGGGGCCGACGGGCTGACCGGGCGGGGCGTCTTCTACGGCTCGGCGATGACCGAGGCGCAGGAGTGCGCCGACAAGAAGGTCGTGATCGTCGGTGGGGCCAACTCGGCGGGGCAGGCGGCCGTCTTCTTCGCCCGGTACGCCAGCTCCGTGCACGTCCTGGTCCGCGGGCCCTCCCTGGAGGCGTCGATGTCGCACTACCTGATCGAGCAGATCGCCGGCATCGAGAACATCTCCGTGCACACCTGCACGACCGTGGCCGAGGCGCACGGCACCGACCACCTCGAGCAGCTCACGGTGCAGGACGCCCGCTCCGGTGAACGGACGACGCTGCCGGCCAGCCACCTGTTCGTGTTCATCGGCGGCGAGCCGCGCACGTCCTGGCTCGACGGCACGGTCACCCGGGACGAGCGCGGGTTCATCCCGACGGGCCCGGGCCTGACGCAGGACGGCCGCCGCCCGCCCGGCTGGCCGCTGGAGCGGGACCCGTACCTCCTCGAGTCGAGCGTCCCGGGGGTGTTCGTCGCCGGCGACGTGCGGGCGGAGTCGGTGAAGCGGGTCGCCTCGGCTGTGGGCGAGGGCGCCATGGCGGTGACTCTCGTGCACCGGTACCTGGGGGAGCGATGA
- a CDS encoding sensor histidine kinase: MDGRPPGYVHDALLYDSADELVAVAAPFLLDGLAAGDAAVVATSARTADALRDAVNGDPRVHVLERHDVYRARTPTAITTFRSLAEQRAAEGVHRVRVVGEVDFGPTERDWLEWQRYESVINAALADWPLWGLCVFDTRRLPEPVLESALRTHTSVVGPAGRARNDRFVDPAEYLRSLPVPAEPLEDTPPRLSVHDVTDFIGLRHAVAAELTGLAAPRDLIEDFQLAVDEMTSNAARHGRPPVRLDLWTGADRIVCSIRDHGSGFDDPFAGYGPAHGEDLSRGGMGLWLARQLCDHVDVSRYDDGVQVRLTVRTG; this comes from the coding sequence GTGGACGGCCGTCCACCGGGCTACGTGCACGACGCCCTGCTGTACGACTCCGCCGACGAGCTCGTGGCCGTGGCTGCCCCGTTCCTCCTCGACGGGCTGGCCGCCGGCGACGCGGCCGTCGTCGCCACGAGCGCCCGGACGGCCGACGCGCTGCGCGACGCGGTGAACGGCGACCCCCGCGTGCACGTGCTCGAGCGGCACGACGTGTACCGCGCACGAACTCCGACGGCCATCACGACCTTCCGCTCGCTGGCCGAGCAGCGCGCCGCCGAGGGGGTCCATCGGGTCCGGGTCGTCGGCGAGGTCGATTTCGGCCCGACCGAGCGCGACTGGCTGGAGTGGCAGCGCTACGAGTCGGTCATCAACGCAGCCCTGGCGGACTGGCCGCTCTGGGGGCTGTGCGTCTTCGACACCCGGCGGCTGCCCGAGCCGGTGCTGGAGTCCGCGCTGAGAACGCACACGAGCGTCGTCGGGCCGGCCGGGCGCGCCCGCAACGACCGGTTCGTCGACCCGGCGGAGTACCTGCGCTCCCTGCCGGTCCCGGCCGAACCGCTCGAGGACACTCCCCCACGGCTGTCGGTTCACGACGTCACGGACTTCATCGGGCTGCGGCACGCGGTGGCCGCCGAGCTGACCGGTCTCGCCGCGCCGCGGGACCTGATCGAGGACTTCCAGCTCGCCGTGGACGAGATGACCTCGAACGCCGCCCGCCACGGCAGGCCTCCCGTCCGGCTCGACCTGTGGACCGGCGCCGACCGCATCGTCTGCTCCATCCGCGACCACGGGTCCGGCTTCGACGACCCGTTCGCCGGTTACGGGCCGGCGCACGGCGAGGACCTCTCGCGCGGGGGCATGGGTCTGTGGCTCGCCCGCCAGCTGTGCGACCACGTCGACGTCTCCCGGTACGACGACGGCGTCCAGGTACGGCTCACCGTCCGGACCGGCTGA
- a CDS encoding ATP-binding protein: MTAPGRRLTPDELRELFLFEDLDDDQLGWVAANGDVVDFAAGAEVSVEGEPAECFFVLLDGTMSMVRLVGGSEVETVRTDSRGVYSGAVQFYFGDRLEQRYPATVRAVTDCRFLALPAPAFAAVFRSWYPMAVHLLEGMFVGQRNAAELVGQRERLLALGKLTAGLTHELNNPAAAAARAAAALRDRFAGMRHKLTLLSEGRLDGQVLRALTGLQEEFVTRIDTTRELSALDRSDQEDALGDWLEEHGLSRPWDLAGVFVAAGLGPDDLERVAGAVAADHLEPAVRWLAYTVEAETLLVEIADSTGRISSLVDAAKQYSQMDRTPHQPTELHAGLDATLVMLGGKISPDITVVKDYDRTLPPVPAYAGELNQVWTNLIVNALDAMSSNGEGTLTLRTARDGDCALVEVVDTGPGIPPELQARVFEPFFTTKPVGQGTGLGLDVSWRIVVKRHGGDLRVTSRPGETRFSVLLPLTEPSPTP; this comes from the coding sequence ATGACCGCGCCCGGACGGCGGTTGACGCCCGACGAACTGCGGGAGCTGTTCCTCTTCGAGGACCTGGACGACGACCAGCTCGGCTGGGTGGCGGCCAACGGGGACGTCGTCGACTTCGCGGCCGGCGCCGAGGTGTCGGTGGAGGGCGAGCCGGCCGAATGCTTCTTCGTGCTGCTCGACGGGACGATGAGCATGGTCCGCCTCGTGGGCGGCAGCGAGGTCGAGACGGTCCGCACCGATTCCCGCGGCGTCTACTCGGGGGCCGTCCAGTTCTACTTCGGCGACCGGCTGGAACAGCGCTACCCGGCCACCGTCCGCGCGGTGACCGACTGCCGCTTCCTCGCACTGCCGGCCCCGGCGTTCGCGGCGGTGTTCCGCAGCTGGTACCCGATGGCGGTGCACCTGCTCGAGGGCATGTTCGTCGGGCAGCGCAACGCCGCGGAGCTGGTCGGGCAGCGGGAGCGGCTGCTGGCGCTCGGCAAGCTGACCGCCGGCCTGACCCACGAGCTGAACAATCCCGCGGCCGCGGCGGCGCGGGCTGCGGCCGCGCTGCGGGACCGGTTCGCCGGCATGCGGCACAAGCTCACGCTGCTGTCCGAGGGCAGGCTCGACGGCCAGGTGCTGCGGGCGCTCACCGGTCTGCAGGAGGAGTTCGTCACCCGGATCGACACCACCCGCGAGCTGTCGGCCCTGGACCGGTCCGACCAGGAGGACGCCCTCGGCGACTGGCTGGAGGAGCACGGCCTCAGCCGGCCCTGGGACCTCGCCGGCGTCTTCGTGGCCGCGGGCCTCGGCCCTGACGACCTCGAACGCGTCGCCGGCGCGGTGGCTGCCGATCACCTCGAACCGGCCGTGCGCTGGCTGGCCTACACGGTCGAGGCGGAGACCCTGCTGGTGGAGATCGCCGACAGCACCGGCCGGATCTCGAGCCTGGTCGACGCGGCCAAGCAGTACTCGCAGATGGACCGCACGCCGCACCAGCCGACCGAACTGCACGCGGGCCTCGACGCCACGCTGGTCATGCTGGGCGGGAAGATCAGCCCCGACATCACCGTCGTCAAGGACTACGACCGGACCCTGCCGCCGGTGCCTGCCTACGCCGGCGAGCTCAACCAGGTCTGGACGAACCTGATCGTCAACGCCCTGGACGCGATGTCGTCCAACGGCGAGGGCACGCTGACGCTGCGCACCGCGCGGGACGGCGACTGCGCCCTGGTCGAGGTCGTCGACACCGGTCCGGGCATCCCGCCGGAGCTGCAGGCGCGGGTCTTCGAGCCGTTCTTCACCACCAAGCCCGTCGGGCAGGGCACCGGCCTCGGCCTGGACGTCTCGTGGCGGATCGTGGTGAAGCGGCACGGCGGCGACCTGCGGGTCACCTCCCGGCCGGGGGAGACCCGCTTCTCGGTGCTGCTGCCGCTGACCGAGCCGTCACCGACTCCCTGA